In Novipirellula caenicola, one genomic interval encodes:
- a CDS encoding LutC/YkgG family protein has product MLKKTPATTTSRQAVLDRLTGKQVIGPGLPTIEHDRMVHFDDPVEKFIEVLSTVGGQAHLVDDAQQIAQILSDIPVYANAKRVVSLVPEAIPGSLDVATIDDPHALASVDWTIAKGEFAVAENGAIWVEGATMPHRVLLFIAQYLAIVVSRSDLVHNLHEGYARIGTPKSPFGVFVSGPSKTADIEQSLVLGAHGCRTLQVFLTP; this is encoded by the coding sequence ATGCTTAAGAAAACGCCTGCCACGACCACCAGCCGCCAAGCCGTGCTCGACCGTTTGACTGGAAAACAAGTCATCGGCCCAGGATTGCCCACGATCGAGCATGACCGGATGGTACACTTTGACGATCCGGTGGAAAAATTCATCGAGGTTCTTTCCACCGTCGGTGGCCAAGCCCACTTGGTCGATGACGCTCAGCAAATCGCTCAAATCCTGAGTGATATTCCGGTTTACGCCAATGCAAAACGAGTGGTGTCGTTGGTGCCTGAGGCGATTCCAGGAAGCTTGGACGTTGCCACGATCGATGATCCGCATGCGTTGGCATCCGTCGATTGGACGATCGCGAAAGGCGAGTTCGCGGTCGCCGAGAACGGTGCGATTTGGGTCGAAGGGGCAACGATGCCACACCGTGTGTTGTTATTCATCGCTCAATATTTAGCCATCGTCGTGTCCCGCAGCGATCTGGTTCATAACCTGCACGAAGGTTATGCACGAATTGGCACTCCGAAATCACCGTTTGGCGTGTTTGTCTCAGGGCCTAGCAAGACGGCCGACATCGAACAATCGCTGGTGCTAGGCGCCCATGGCTGCCGCACCCTGCAGGTGTTTTTAACGCCGTAG
- a CDS encoding MATE family efflux transporter, whose amino-acid sequence MNEHRLDASQQSFRFIFVELLVIALPLMVSAGTFSLVLFVDRTLLLWYNGASMSASMAGGNFFWVSICLPIGIASMTGAIISQYVGADEEDKIGRFLWQSVWLTLLSTPFFAWIAYNADDLFRLTEQPSELIQAETTYLRWLMLGGVGAVLENALSGFFSGTQRTRVIMWVSLLSGLLNVVLDLLLIFGAGPIPEMGIAGAAIASSMAFWFKAICFGLLIFYYDRDNRYQVRSGIGFSGALLTKLLFFGFPTGLMYVTEAGGFTAIVLRIGRLGDIPLRATTMAINFNMVAFIPLVGVSIAASVLVGRHLIESGPGRAAKSVLAALLVGWGYSLLWCIAYLIFPGVMMQLYEINTPTADSALAISIAKGLLKFVAFYVVMDATQLILAGALRGAGDTWFVLGTGLMSSVVAFAIGVGNEPSQGQLHWWWWMITLWVWLLAVCMTARFVHGKWKTMRMV is encoded by the coding sequence GTGAACGAACACCGCCTCGACGCTTCGCAACAATCGTTTCGATTTATCTTTGTCGAGCTGCTCGTCATTGCGTTGCCGTTGATGGTTAGCGCGGGCACCTTTTCGCTGGTGTTGTTTGTCGACCGCACGCTATTGTTGTGGTACAACGGCGCGTCGATGAGTGCATCGATGGCGGGCGGCAATTTCTTTTGGGTTAGCATTTGTTTACCGATCGGGATCGCATCGATGACCGGTGCGATCATCAGCCAATACGTCGGAGCGGACGAAGAGGACAAGATCGGCCGCTTCCTTTGGCAATCCGTTTGGTTGACCTTGTTGTCCACCCCGTTCTTTGCCTGGATCGCCTACAACGCAGACGATCTGTTCCGATTGACCGAACAACCCAGCGAGTTGATCCAGGCAGAAACAACGTACCTGCGATGGTTGATGCTCGGTGGCGTTGGTGCGGTGCTCGAGAACGCGCTGAGCGGATTTTTCAGTGGTACCCAGCGGACCCGCGTGATCATGTGGGTCAGTCTGTTATCGGGGCTATTGAATGTCGTGTTGGATTTGTTGTTGATTTTCGGAGCGGGACCGATTCCTGAAATGGGGATTGCCGGTGCGGCGATCGCCAGTTCGATGGCATTTTGGTTCAAAGCGATCTGCTTTGGGCTGCTGATCTTCTATTACGACCGCGACAATCGATACCAAGTTCGTAGCGGCATCGGGTTCAGCGGCGCGTTGTTGACCAAACTGCTCTTTTTTGGCTTTCCCACCGGGTTGATGTATGTCACCGAAGCAGGGGGATTCACGGCGATTGTGTTGCGAATTGGTCGACTCGGCGACATTCCTCTGCGGGCAACGACGATGGCAATCAACTTTAACATGGTCGCCTTCATTCCATTGGTTGGTGTGTCGATCGCCGCATCGGTGCTGGTGGGCCGGCATTTGATTGAAAGCGGGCCTGGACGTGCCGCCAAAAGCGTATTGGCAGCCTTGTTAGTCGGATGGGGGTATTCGCTGCTGTGGTGCATCGCCTACCTGATTTTTCCCGGCGTGATGATGCAGTTGTACGAGATCAACACGCCCACGGCCGATTCGGCGCTGGCGATTTCGATTGCCAAAGGGCTGTTGAAGTTTGTCGCGTTTTACGTCGTGATGGACGCAACCCAATTGATTCTGGCAGGCGCCTTGCGAGGTGCCGGCGACACCTGGTTCGTGCTGGGCACCGGTTTGATGTCGTCCGTCGTGGCGTTTGCCATTGGCGTTGGCAACGAACCGAGCCAAGGCCAATTGCATTGGTGGTGGTGGATGATCACGCTGTGGGTATGGTTGTTGGCCGTTTGCATGACCGCGCGATTCGTCCATGGCAAATGGAAAACGATGCGAATGGTGTAG
- a CDS encoding transglutaminase domain-containing protein: MNKKLSSPSTPQLSRRSLLGQALHQVGICSVGGLALSQLALADDPVQPESSDASDEPDAVPSRLTFDSPQIQQWRIGMVLTTPVMCTNVIATFPVPTEWPEQKVTVVNRVIDPIVRAWEVRDLASGAKQVALQIPQVPAGARVEMTFVFQIERSRILPPTQTDDLVIPQRPSRELRNYLGNSPNIDASNSIIRSASRELAAQEAENDWQRVEQIYDYVREKVEYVEGPLKNASVALRDGKGDCEEMTSLVVALCRNARVPARMVWIPGHCYPEFYLEDGDGNGFWFPCQAAGTRQFGRMDEYRPVLQKGDRFKVPEKRQPVRYVAEYFKCDRKGKGNPDPGFVREQIEI, encoded by the coding sequence ATGAATAAGAAACTTTCCTCCCCAAGCACCCCGCAATTAAGTCGCCGAAGTCTGTTGGGACAAGCGTTGCACCAGGTCGGGATTTGCAGCGTGGGGGGACTCGCTCTTTCACAACTCGCCTTGGCCGACGATCCGGTCCAACCCGAGTCGAGCGATGCGTCAGACGAACCGGATGCGGTTCCATCACGATTGACTTTTGATTCGCCGCAAATTCAACAGTGGCGGATTGGGATGGTGTTAACCACTCCGGTGATGTGTACCAATGTGATCGCAACGTTTCCGGTTCCAACCGAATGGCCCGAACAAAAGGTCACCGTGGTAAATCGAGTGATCGATCCGATCGTGCGTGCTTGGGAGGTTCGTGATCTGGCCAGCGGTGCGAAGCAAGTCGCGCTGCAGATTCCGCAGGTTCCCGCCGGCGCGAGAGTCGAAATGACGTTTGTATTCCAGATCGAACGTTCTCGGATTCTTCCTCCGACGCAAACCGATGATCTAGTCATCCCCCAGCGGCCCTCGCGAGAGCTTCGCAATTACCTTGGCAACAGTCCCAATATCGACGCCAGCAATTCCATCATCCGATCGGCGTCTCGAGAGTTGGCCGCACAAGAAGCCGAGAACGATTGGCAACGCGTCGAACAGATCTATGACTATGTGCGAGAAAAGGTCGAGTACGTCGAAGGTCCGCTGAAAAACGCCTCGGTCGCACTTCGCGATGGCAAGGGCGACTGCGAAGAAATGACCAGCCTAGTGGTGGCACTGTGCCGCAACGCTCGTGTTCCCGCGCGGATGGTATGGATCCCAGGCCACTGTTACCCCGAATTCTATCTCGAAGACGGTGATGGCAATGGTTTCTGGTTCCCCTGTCAAGCAGCCGGGACTCGCCAATTCGGTCGCATGGATGAATACCGCCCGGTCCTGCAAAAAGGCGACCGCTTCAAAGTGCCCGAGAAACGCCAACCCGTGCGTTACGTTGCCGAGTACTTCAAATGCGATCGCAAGGGCAAAGGCAATCCAGATCCAGGGTTCGTTCGCGAACAGATCGAAATCTAG
- a CDS encoding alpha/beta hydrolase: MQETLRFFCSCLTIASLVASPCSHAAEAVAVDVIHSVSDDSVLDDSVLDDSVLDDVTLPHSESVLPVDVEGACPSDESVAQDRIWLISTRGISRSVCCADFEQPQFSVSRLSSNGCQTPSSMDEYLGGLLPERPVVVYVHGYRFTSCEAIRRGLRIHREIACRRSAGPVDWVIWSWPSAKEKFISHDIREKAKFTDTQGLYLAWLLKQHLRSGVPSTLIGYSFGGRVVTGSLHALAGGSLGGRSLPCEPIVNARIDVGLVAPAIEKDWLAPNDYHALATSNIDQLLLLYNQKDSVLKRYWLIDKVRGTMAIGFGRLQSFAPRTDGSRIWLRARECSSWIGHTHDELDYYERPCSAGCEMAQLVEDAWLIH; the protein is encoded by the coding sequence ATGCAAGAAACCCTCCGATTCTTTTGTTCTTGTTTGACCATCGCTTCGTTGGTGGCATCCCCTTGCTCGCATGCCGCTGAGGCAGTCGCGGTGGATGTGATCCATTCGGTGTCGGATGATTCGGTGCTGGATGATTCGGTGCTGGATGATTCGGTGTTAGATGATGTCACGTTGCCACACAGTGAATCGGTATTACCTGTAGACGTTGAGGGTGCTTGCCCGAGCGACGAATCCGTTGCCCAGGATCGTATTTGGCTGATCAGTACACGCGGCATCTCTCGCTCGGTTTGCTGCGCCGATTTCGAACAACCTCAGTTCTCGGTTTCTCGGCTGTCCTCCAACGGATGCCAAACACCCTCATCGATGGACGAATACCTTGGCGGCTTGTTACCAGAGCGTCCGGTCGTGGTGTACGTGCATGGTTACCGATTCACGTCGTGTGAAGCGATTCGCCGCGGTTTGCGAATTCATCGCGAGATCGCTTGCCGCCGTTCGGCGGGGCCCGTTGATTGGGTAATTTGGAGTTGGCCGAGTGCGAAGGAAAAATTCATCAGTCACGATATTCGTGAGAAAGCAAAGTTCACGGACACGCAAGGGCTGTACTTGGCTTGGTTGCTGAAACAGCATCTTCGCAGTGGCGTGCCGTCGACCTTGATCGGCTACAGTTTTGGTGGCCGCGTCGTGACCGGTTCACTGCATGCGTTGGCCGGCGGATCGCTCGGCGGACGTTCGTTGCCATGCGAGCCGATTGTCAACGCCCGCATCGATGTCGGGTTGGTTGCCCCGGCGATCGAAAAGGATTGGTTGGCTCCCAATGACTATCACGCATTGGCAACAAGCAACATCGATCAACTGTTGCTGCTGTACAACCAGAAGGATTCGGTGCTCAAACGCTATTGGTTAATCGACAAGGTTCGAGGCACGATGGCGATCGGATTCGGACGTCTACAATCGTTTGCCCCGCGAACCGACGGCAGCCGCATTTGGTTGCGAGCTCGCGAGTGTTCATCGTGGATTGGACACACACACGATGAGTTGGATTACTACGAACGCCCCTGCAGTGCGGGCTGCGAGATGGCTCAGCTTGTCGAGGACGCTTGGTTGATTCACTAA
- a CDS encoding aminotransferase class IV — protein sequence MDSFDVDDCIAYFCGDWIRARTLKLSIHDVGFRQGVTAVERMRTYGGHLFRLPDHLDRFDATTSFLGIDTLPDRATMVALLRELLMRNRDAIAGQRDIGITIFATPGVAGSGEPTLAMHLNRLNHSLNHQRQTLGQSLVITDVVQPPAASWPRSIKVRNRLHYYHADRLARSAIENVSSHATNPDVIGVLVDDDGSVTETSIANLAIVEGQTIVSPEPDQVLGGVTQRVVEELAACESLSWKKERLSPARFAAADEILCMGTDGGLWFANSVIVAGKIIESKITRHPAKIYPLLLAGFAKRASELASFDVS from the coding sequence GTGGATTCATTCGACGTGGACGACTGCATCGCCTATTTCTGTGGCGACTGGATTCGTGCGCGCACGTTGAAACTATCGATCCATGATGTGGGCTTTCGCCAAGGCGTGACGGCCGTTGAACGAATGCGAACCTACGGTGGACACCTTTTTCGACTGCCGGACCATTTGGACCGGTTTGATGCCACCACAAGTTTCCTCGGAATCGATACGCTGCCCGATCGAGCGACGATGGTCGCTCTCCTTCGTGAACTGTTAATGAGAAACCGTGATGCAATCGCGGGGCAGCGTGACATCGGAATCACGATCTTTGCCACGCCTGGCGTGGCGGGATCGGGCGAACCCACGTTGGCGATGCATCTGAACCGGCTGAATCATTCGCTGAACCATCAACGGCAAACTCTTGGCCAATCGTTGGTGATCACCGACGTCGTCCAACCGCCGGCCGCCTCGTGGCCTCGATCGATCAAAGTTCGCAACCGTCTGCACTACTATCATGCCGACAGGCTGGCTCGATCTGCGATCGAAAATGTCTCGTCACATGCGACCAATCCGGACGTAATCGGCGTGCTGGTTGACGATGACGGCAGCGTGACCGAAACCAGCATTGCTAATTTGGCGATCGTCGAAGGCCAAACGATTGTCTCGCCGGAACCCGACCAAGTCCTCGGCGGCGTCACTCAAAGGGTGGTTGAGGAATTGGCCGCGTGCGAATCGCTGAGCTGGAAAAAAGAACGGCTGTCGCCTGCCCGTTTTGCCGCAGCTGACGAGATTCTGTGCATGGGAACCGACGGCGGGCTGTGGTTTGCCAACTCGGTGATCGTGGCGGGAAAAATAATCGAATCGAAAATAACGCGTCATCCAGCGAAAATCTATCCGCTTCTGCTCGCCGGATTTGCCAAACGGGCGAGCGAACTCGCGTCGTTTGATGTATCTTAA
- a CDS encoding substrate-binding domain-containing protein codes for MTSFPRFAFPRFGSLAAIMLLLIAGCGRSDTQTAGNSSGGDGKETLRIAVIPKGTSHKFWKSVHLGAKRAADEIGNIEIIWRGPVVEDDTGSQIEVVKNMITMQVDGIALAPNQKGGLVDAVDEAIGEGIPVVIFDSGLDEGPEIVSYVATNNFKGGQLAADQMAEAIGEKGNVILLRYLAGSESTERREEGFLEGIKKYPNIKVVSSDEFAGANATGSKEKVDQLLQIHGKDLNGIFAVCEPNANGTLESLRNAGLNKKVKLIGFDPSDALIEGLRDGSCSGIVLQDPIEMGYQSIMSLVKNMQGEEVPEFQSTGEYVATPENMDEPEIKKLLNPEMVQ; via the coding sequence ATGACATCGTTTCCAAGATTCGCTTTCCCCAGGTTTGGCTCGTTGGCCGCGATCATGTTGCTTTTGATTGCCGGCTGTGGACGAAGCGACACGCAAACGGCTGGAAATTCGTCCGGAGGCGACGGCAAAGAAACGCTGCGAATCGCAGTCATCCCCAAAGGGACAAGTCACAAATTTTGGAAGTCCGTGCATCTCGGTGCCAAACGAGCGGCCGACGAGATTGGCAACATCGAGATCATTTGGCGTGGCCCGGTTGTCGAAGATGACACCGGTAGCCAAATCGAAGTGGTGAAAAACATGATCACCATGCAGGTCGACGGGATCGCGTTGGCGCCGAACCAAAAGGGCGGCTTGGTGGATGCGGTCGATGAAGCGATCGGCGAAGGGATCCCCGTGGTGATTTTTGACAGCGGTTTGGATGAAGGTCCCGAAATCGTTAGCTACGTTGCGACCAATAATTTCAAAGGAGGCCAATTGGCTGCCGACCAAATGGCCGAAGCCATCGGTGAAAAGGGGAATGTCATCCTGCTGCGTTATTTGGCGGGCAGCGAAAGCACCGAGCGACGCGAAGAGGGCTTTTTAGAGGGGATCAAAAAGTACCCGAACATCAAAGTCGTCTCGTCGGACGAATTTGCCGGCGCTAATGCGACCGGATCCAAAGAAAAGGTCGACCAATTGCTGCAGATCCATGGCAAAGACCTAAACGGCATTTTCGCCGTCTGTGAACCCAACGCCAACGGAACGCTCGAATCGCTTCGCAATGCGGGATTGAACAAGAAGGTCAAACTGATTGGCTTTGACCCAAGTGATGCGTTGATCGAAGGACTGCGTGACGGATCCTGCAGCGGGATCGTGTTGCAAGACCCGATCGAAATGGGCTACCAATCGATCATGTCGCTGGTCAAAAACATGCAAGGCGAAGAGGTTCCCGAGTTTCAATCGACGGGCGAATACGTGGCGACGCCTGAAAACATGGACGAACCGGAAATCAAAAAACTCTTGAATCCTGAAATGGTCCAGTAG
- a CDS encoding sugar ABC transporter ATP-binding protein has protein sequence MPEPLLEIQQISKRFGPTIALNDVSLSVYGGEVLALIGENGAGKSTLLKTLSGAHLADSGTMSIDGKPYCPSGPHDARTRGVAMIYQELNLAPDLSVEDNILLGHQGSGGGLLLRSTQRDKVTKMLATVGLAGLDPKAIVGEQSVATQQLIEIARALASDARIILFDEPTSSLPQKDVARLFEIINTLKKSGYGIVYISHFLEEVREVADRYSVLRDGNNVGSGMIADISDDQIISLMVGRDVEDLYPVVPHTIGEPWVDVRELTGSPYPQHVNLALRRGEIFGVAGLVGSGRTELLRSIFGLDVIDAGSVYVAGKKIKDTIPARMKAGFGMLSEDRKREGLAQDLSIIENTTLGSLKPYTKWGFLNLRRRATVAAELMKRVEVKAVSGNQPVSDLSGGNQQKVAIARILHQKADILLLDEPTKGIDVGTKAEIYRMMGELATAGKTVVFVSSYLPELLSVCDRIGVMSRGELRETRDAKDWTEDEIMTAAISSEESHEVAAI, from the coding sequence ATGCCTGAGCCGTTACTCGAAATCCAACAGATCAGTAAACGCTTTGGCCCCACGATCGCGCTGAACGATGTCTCCTTGTCGGTGTATGGCGGTGAAGTGTTGGCGTTGATCGGCGAAAACGGCGCCGGTAAAAGCACGTTGTTAAAAACGCTAAGCGGAGCTCATCTAGCCGACTCGGGAACCATGTCGATCGACGGCAAACCGTATTGCCCAAGCGGTCCGCATGACGCTCGCACCCGCGGCGTGGCGATGATCTATCAAGAACTGAATCTCGCGCCCGACCTGAGTGTCGAAGATAACATCTTGCTCGGCCACCAGGGGAGCGGTGGCGGGTTGCTGCTGCGTTCGACACAGCGTGACAAGGTGACCAAGATGCTCGCGACAGTCGGATTGGCGGGATTAGATCCGAAGGCGATCGTTGGCGAACAATCGGTTGCGACGCAACAATTGATCGAGATCGCACGGGCCTTGGCCAGCGATGCCAGAATCATCCTGTTCGACGAACCGACGAGCTCGCTGCCACAAAAGGACGTTGCTCGGTTGTTCGAGATCATCAACACGCTGAAGAAATCCGGTTACGGCATCGTCTACATCAGCCACTTTCTCGAAGAGGTCCGCGAGGTCGCCGACCGCTATTCGGTGCTGCGTGACGGTAACAATGTCGGATCGGGAATGATCGCTGACATCAGCGACGATCAAATCATCTCGCTGATGGTCGGCCGCGACGTCGAGGATCTGTATCCCGTTGTTCCGCACACGATCGGCGAACCCTGGGTCGATGTGCGTGAATTGACGGGATCGCCGTATCCACAACACGTCAACCTGGCACTTCGCCGAGGCGAGATCTTTGGCGTGGCCGGATTGGTCGGCTCGGGACGCACCGAACTGCTACGCAGCATCTTCGGGTTGGACGTGATCGATGCCGGATCGGTCTACGTCGCAGGGAAAAAAATCAAGGACACCATCCCCGCTCGGATGAAAGCGGGTTTCGGGATGCTTTCGGAAGACCGCAAACGGGAAGGGTTGGCCCAAGATTTATCGATCATCGAAAACACAACCTTGGGATCGCTGAAGCCGTACACGAAATGGGGATTCTTGAATCTCCGCCGACGTGCGACGGTGGCAGCGGAACTGATGAAACGCGTCGAAGTCAAAGCGGTTTCAGGGAACCAACCGGTGTCGGACCTTTCCGGCGGCAACCAGCAAAAGGTCGCGATCGCGAGGATACTGCACCAAAAGGCAGACATCCTGTTGCTCGACGAACCGACCAAAGGAATCGACGTCGGCACCAAAGCCGAGATTTATCGTATGATGGGTGAGTTGGCGACGGCCGGAAAAACGGTGGTCTTTGTCAGTTCGTATCTGCCTGAGTTGCTGTCGGTTTGTGACCGCATCGGAGTGATGTCACGAGGCGAGCTTCGTGAAACCCGCGACGCCAAAGATTGGACCGAAGACGAAATCATGACCGCTGCGATCAGCAGCGAGGAATCACACGAAGTGGCCGCAATCTAG
- a CDS encoding ABC transporter permease produces the protein MLKKLFRSQLGPLFALLIIVLFFSLADYAFSEGYFFSARNFRVIMSSASLIAVPAFGMTIIIIAGGIDLSAGTALTLSGTVLALLLKNSSVAAGDPGFAWTMCLALAATVFTGALCGFLNGGLISATKVVPFIVTLGTMTIFLGVGQIIASESTVYAPKENIPVWLRYLCYTGSNGENYLISGLPISTSVIIAAVLAVLVDLLMRFSVFGRNVFAIGSSESTARLCGINVPWTVVAVYTLSGFFVAIGGLLYFADVKNGNPSDGSGKELEIIAAVVLGGGSLSGGRGSIFGTLVGALIITVIRSGCSQLSIPNTYTHIIIGGIIIVAVIVDQLRHGSPEWFFRMLPKSEDR, from the coding sequence ATGCTAAAAAAGTTATTCCGCTCACAACTCGGTCCGCTGTTCGCCCTGCTGATCATCGTCCTCTTTTTCTCGTTGGCCGACTACGCATTCAGCGAAGGCTATTTTTTCTCGGCACGTAACTTTCGCGTGATCATGAGTTCGGCGTCGCTGATCGCAGTGCCTGCGTTCGGAATGACGATCATCATCATCGCAGGCGGCATCGACTTGTCCGCCGGCACGGCATTGACGCTCAGTGGCACCGTATTGGCACTGCTATTGAAAAATTCCTCGGTTGCCGCTGGCGATCCAGGGTTTGCTTGGACCATGTGTCTCGCATTGGCCGCGACGGTGTTTACCGGTGCGCTGTGCGGGTTCCTCAACGGCGGTTTGATCAGCGCGACCAAAGTGGTTCCGTTCATTGTCACGCTGGGGACGATGACGATCTTTTTGGGGGTCGGCCAAATCATTGCTTCCGAATCGACCGTGTACGCCCCGAAAGAAAACATCCCGGTTTGGCTACGGTATCTGTGTTACACCGGATCCAATGGCGAGAACTATTTGATCTCGGGATTACCGATCTCGACCAGCGTGATCATTGCCGCGGTGTTGGCGGTGTTGGTTGACCTGTTGATGCGGTTTTCGGTGTTCGGTCGTAATGTGTTTGCGATCGGGTCGAGCGAATCGACGGCTCGCTTGTGCGGGATCAACGTGCCATGGACCGTCGTCGCGGTCTACACGTTGTCAGGATTTTTCGTCGCCATTGGCGGGCTGCTCTATTTTGCCGATGTCAAAAACGGCAACCCCAGTGACGGCAGTGGCAAAGAACTCGAGATCATCGCCGCAGTCGTGCTCGGCGGCGGCAGTCTTAGCGGGGGCCGAGGATCGATCTTTGGAACGCTGGTCGGCGCATTGATCATCACGGTGATCCGCAGCGGGTGTTCGCAATTGTCAATCCCTAATACGTACACGCACATCATCATCGGCGGCATCATTATCGTGGCCGTGATCGTCGACCAACTGCGTCATGGATCCCCCGAATGGTTTTTCCGAATGTTGCCCAAATCCGAGGATCGGTAA
- a CDS encoding MlaE family ABC transporter permease translates to MVTHDYLTLLPIADEVLLLDSQTSRLIRIEQDQWDQISTRMQPVALADNTSDDDPATRMSRYTRLARQRVDDFFTATGSAIWTAMALPFELRPYFPHFRWGMRFVLHYLRLVGGPSAWFYLILAGMIIGFTSTYFTFEFLPFQAYTQPLLIDELLASIGFALYRILVPVLATILIAARCGAAVAADVGVKRYGGQVDALQTLGVKPRTYLLLPIVIAFVIATPMLEWMSLSAAKLISLVTFLSTHPNEGPYFWQQNFYRNLAAIDGSLLRGWQWVLTKNLICGFGIACIAYYQGLAPKKSANDVSGAITSTVLWTTLYVLIVHFVTALIEF, encoded by the coding sequence GTGGTCACGCATGATTATCTAACGCTGCTGCCGATCGCCGACGAAGTGCTGTTGCTCGATTCACAAACCAGTCGCTTGATACGAATCGAGCAAGACCAATGGGACCAAATCTCAACGCGGATGCAGCCGGTTGCACTGGCCGACAACACCAGCGACGACGATCCGGCAACGCGAATGTCACGCTACACGAGGCTGGCTCGGCAACGCGTTGACGATTTTTTTACCGCGACCGGATCGGCAATCTGGACCGCAATGGCGTTGCCGTTCGAGCTGCGTCCCTATTTCCCTCATTTTCGCTGGGGAATGCGGTTTGTACTGCACTACTTGCGGTTGGTGGGCGGGCCGTCGGCTTGGTTCTATCTGATCTTGGCAGGGATGATCATTGGGTTTACCAGCACCTATTTCACGTTTGAATTCTTACCCTTTCAAGCCTACACCCAGCCGCTATTGATCGACGAATTACTGGCGTCGATTGGTTTTGCGTTGTACCGCATCTTGGTCCCGGTACTAGCAACGATTTTGATCGCCGCACGCTGTGGCGCCGCTGTCGCCGCCGATGTCGGTGTGAAACGGTACGGAGGTCAAGTTGATGCGTTACAGACACTTGGGGTCAAGCCGCGAACGTATTTGCTGCTGCCGATTGTGATCGCGTTTGTGATCGCAACGCCGATGCTGGAATGGATGTCGCTGAGTGCGGCGAAGCTGATCAGCTTGGTAACGTTTTTGTCGACGCATCCCAACGAGGGCCCTTATTTTTGGCAACAGAATTTTTATCGCAATCTTGCCGCAATCGACGGCTCGTTACTGCGTGGATGGCAGTGGGTATTGACCAAGAATCTGATCTGCGGGTTTGGCATCGCCTGTATCGCCTATTACCAGGGTTTGGCCCCCAAGAAGTCGGCCAATGACGTCAGCGGTGCGATCACGTCGACCGTGCTATGGACGACGCTATACGTGTTGATCGTGCATTTCGTCACGGCATTGATTGAATTTTAG
- a CDS encoding ankyrin repeat domain-containing protein, producing MKNTQRHALSVSMILASLSVFNGCTPPTDTVEPAAKTETAATGESSTHDSSAAKSKAAPLPVHQPKFSDDAYLMAALDGNMQVIEMAIKSGTEIGVKNERGHNALHLAAYNGHDEVVKFLLRNKFDINERDSEGKSALIHAASGDFPKTVELLIDNGADVNLKDETEGFTALMMAAAEGQMKVVEVLLEHGADKTMKDVDGDTAEVFARNNKHFEIADLLADKDQEATEKETTDSDVVDEVKGSKESE from the coding sequence ATGAAAAACACACAACGCCACGCGCTATCGGTTTCGATGATCCTAGCCTCGCTTTCCGTTTTCAACGGATGCACTCCGCCGACGGACACGGTTGAACCGGCCGCCAAGACGGAAACCGCGGCCACCGGTGAATCCAGCACCCATGACTCGAGTGCCGCGAAATCAAAAGCCGCCCCATTACCGGTCCATCAACCCAAGTTCAGCGACGACGCGTACTTGATGGCAGCGCTGGACGGGAACATGCAAGTGATCGAGATGGCGATCAAGTCCGGTACCGAAATCGGTGTCAAAAATGAACGAGGTCACAACGCGTTGCATCTAGCTGCCTACAACGGGCATGACGAAGTGGTGAAGTTTCTGTTGCGAAACAAGTTCGACATCAACGAGCGAGATTCGGAAGGCAAATCCGCGCTGATCCATGCTGCCTCGGGCGACTTTCCCAAAACGGTCGAGTTGCTGATCGACAACGGAGCGGATGTGAATTTGAAGGATGAAACCGAAGGCTTTACCGCGCTGATGATGGCGGCAGCCGAGGGCCAGATGAAAGTCGTCGAGGTGCTATTGGAACATGGCGCCGACAAGACGATGAAGGATGTCGACGGCGACACCGCCGAAGTCTTTGCCCGCAACAATAAACACTTTGAGATTGCGGATCTGTTGGCGGACAAAGACCAAGAAGCGACGGAAAAAGAAACGACGGACAGCGACGTAGTGGACGAAGTAAAGGGATCCAAGGAATCCGAGTAG